ATCTCCAGAGCCTGCTTCTCCTCCGGCAAGAGCAACTATCAGTACCTCCCGGCGTTCAACTCCGCCCTCTTCCTCTCTGCCAATAGAGGGGATGTCGAGGAGGCCATCCGTATGGGCTGTGCCGCAGGGGTCGTCCTTGCCAAGGAGATCATCGACGAAGAGGACGACAACGAGCTCCGCATCGCTTTCGACTTCGACGGTGTCATCGCCGACGACTCCGCAGAGAAGGTCTACAAGAGCGACGGCATCTCGAGCTATATGGATCACGAGAAATCTTTTGCCAACTTACCTCTCGCCCTCGGCCCGATCGGGATCTTGCTCAAGCGGATCTCGGTCTTCCAAAAGCTTGAGCGTGATAAGTACGAGGGAGACAACACCTACCGGCGTATCCTCAAGACGTCCATCGTCACGGCACGCAACGCACCGGCGCACGAGCGAGTGGTGACCACCCTCAGGGAGCTGGATGTCGAAGTGGACGAAGTCTTCTTCCTCGGCGGTATCGAGAAGTCTCGCATCCTCAATGTGCTCAAGCCCCACATCTTCTTCGACGACCAAAGGGTGCACCTTGACGCTCTCGGTCACATCCCTGCCGTCCACATCCCCTTCGGTGTCGCCAACGGAGACAGCTAACCCCTCTCCGAAAGAAGTCGTAGGAAGCGACAAAAAAAGTCGTTAAAGGCGATGTATCGCCTTTAACGACTTTCGTTATTAAGTCTAACGACTTTTTTTCACCCCTTTTTCAGTCAAGTCCTTTGAACTCGTTTCGGAAGGACTTCTCCTTGCAGCGAGAGTATAGCGGACTGCTTGTGACGATGAAGTATGTGCCGTTGCTATTTTCGTCGGGCTTGAACGTCTTCACGACAGAGATGGGCACCTGTTTGTCGTCACGGCCGGAGGTCACGATGTACATACGTACGACCGTTGTTTGGTATGCGTTGGACTCCTCATAGCCACGACCTTGGTCGGAGAAGACCTCTATCGTGTAGGGTTTGGTGGGGTTGTATCCGTTTTCGGGTGTTGCTCCTTTGAGGAAAGAAGCCATCTGATAAGGGCGTGCGGAATTGCCTTCACGGAAGATGCTTGTGAGCTGACGGATGGGCGAGCTGTCCTTGCCCGAGTGGTTGGATACGTTGTTGAGGGCAATGCACTTCAACCCAAGGTCTCTGTCTCGTCTGAACATCTCATATGCCATGACCTGAAGGGCGACAGCACCGTGGGGCTCCGTACCTATCTGTGTAC
This is a stretch of genomic DNA from Porphyromonas cangingivalis. It encodes these proteins:
- a CDS encoding 5'-nucleotidase, yielding MPYPIEEKLVIAVSSSALFNMLDSDAIFTTHGEEEYRKYQTKHIDTPFEKGVAFPFVQRLLSLNDSFPELLPVEVVLFSKNSPETGLRAFRSIEHYGLNISRACFSSGKSNYQYLPAFNSALFLSANRGDVEEAIRMGCAAGVVLAKEIIDEEDDNELRIAFDFDGVIADDSAEKVYKSDGISSYMDHEKSFANLPLALGPIGILLKRISVFQKLERDKYEGDNTYRRILKTSIVTARNAPAHERVVTTLRELDVEVDEVFFLGGIEKSRILNVLKPHIFFDDQRVHLDALGHIPAVHIPFGVANGDS
- a CDS encoding DUF6935 domain-containing protein; the protein is MKRALFVTLCVFLGLSNTKVFASCTSKQSRPPIEVKMSGSIDHQRCIAGQKATVTFNRFPATMKEFEQVRTQIGTEPHGAVALQVMAYEMFRRDRDLGLKCIALNNVSNHSGKDSSPIRQLTSIFREGNSARPYQMASFLKGATPENGYNPTKPYTIEVFSDQGRGYEESNAYQTTVVRMYIVTSGRDDKQVPISVVKTFKPDENSNGTYFIVTSSPLYSRCKEKSFRNEFKGLD